The DNA sequence attattagtggtattattttgtaaattaaggcagtaaagaccatcagacaaaataccatttccaacacattcgcatttataatataaattgaaatatttgtaccgaaaatgtaaaggaaaaaccaaagggtataagtcttgaatcgaaatcaagtttctagagaaacttggtacataaaaggtcttttctaactttaaaataaaaccattacttaaaactaaattgcatgttccaatagcttccacatgtgagcccatcttgtttccagataagatgctttgctcacttgccactggcttccttagattttgaatatcctgcaaggaatttgttatgtgaatttttgaacCAAAATCAATCCACAATGTGTTAAGTTTAATattagccatattagattcttaacatactaaggaaattggattacctttgtcgtccatccatttcttgaactggctgcactcccttttagcatgtcccttttgtttacaaaagaaacatttgatggaatctttctttatggcagccttgggagccatgggctttttccctttgttcttcttgaatggcttgcgtttcttaggttgagtggtcaggtgaacactttctccttgctcttgtaggagcctggcttcctcttgaacacacatggtcatcaattcattgatagtccatttttctttatgtgtgttgtaggaaattttgaaaggcccatactgtggaggaagattgtgaaggatgtaatgaaccaggaaggtatcaggaatgataacgtcgagtttcttcaaatgagcagtgatgtccctcattttagaaatgtgttctcgaactcctttaacaccggtgagttttgtggacgagaactcttggatgaggttgatgaacaAGGATTTATCCGAAGTGTCAAACTCGCTTCATCCATAACTTTGATAAAGTCTTTCACCTTCTCGTggtggctccaccgatccacgcattcccataggaattcggacataatgaacatgatgcgagtagacgattagattgctcccacttttcacgcCGGTGCAATCTCGACAGCGGTGCTAGTATCGGTGATAGCGAGTGGTTCatctttccttattgcataatccatgtcagtgcaagcaaggtggagaagaactcgttccttccagattttgaagttgtcactcctaagctcagggatttcactagtgatttcagcatatttagaggtggatgaaatagctgcaagaataggattacaaaaaaatttagatgtttaaaagaattgaggctttaatgaattcatgttttaccaatgtagaaacatgatgaagatgaaaattttattaaatctaaaattgcctgtgggctaaattttaaatctaataaaattggatgaactttatgatagatttaatgaagtatttaatttagaaataatggaggaatgaaatctatctttaattaaaatttgtgataacactattaattcaaatcctcataactccctgtggggtaaattaagagaatttaacttaatatattatcctaattaattataaaaatataataaaatccctgtggggtaaaattattatatccaaataattaattacaagttttgtccattaaggtgaattttaattaatatataattttatataattaaagatgctgtggctactccctaattataaaaaattatattttcactttttgcattattaggtattgggctctacctaaaagtaatttcgttattaacataatagacaatcactgagattagtgctcctagtgtggtcgtccgaagatcattaaaaaccgttctagatatgagcatttgtcccaggttcatgttttcttatgtcaaaccacaaaactacttacgttttattcatattttattcattttattaagttttatgaatattttatgaataattttatgaagttttatgaaacttaattgctaaataaaatattcaacctatcttaatgtttgaatatttctaaatatatctagcactataaaaggaatttatgaatagcatttaaatcatacaaatctaaattaattgcattaaacataaatttgtcaattaaatacaaaatgatacaattaatgtatgatcattaattaaatgcaaattccttaatatgacattaatggcagatttttcaaaattaatttagacaataaactgcataaatttggtaatatataattaaacaaatttccattttcaatttatactatatatatgtattaaacaaaaatggaaaattaactaaatgcaatttattgactaaattaacgcacaaaataggaaaataattaatattccaaataaataaaaaatttatcaaaaattcggaatttttcctttttttttttttttttttttttgaaaaaaccaCTGCctgtaaacgacatgtcgtttttgcaaaacgcaaaaacgacacgtcgtttttacTCTGACGGGGCTGAAAAGAATGAataaacgacacgtcgttttcccCAAAgggaaaaacgacacgtcgttttgtaCAATGAAGAGCTGCCAAAAAAaacgaaaaacgacatgtcgtttttcacagtatgaaaaacgacatgtcgtttactaCAAACGACAGCTGAAATGAATGCcttcaaacgacacgtcgtttttgtaaaacgacacgtcgtttttgggcaaacgacacgtcgttttttggaaaacgacatgtcgtttgcgtcgtcttcttcagccaaaccgggtcgattttgacccgtttttctgcacgcgggtccgtcaaacccgacccaaacccgatcggaaattgcgtttccgacgaccaaattgcgtgttttcaaatctaaatggttctaaatcaaataataaagagatccacatagattttatgcacaaaaacacgaaaaaatatatactttaatatcacgaaattaatcgggtccgaaaaagttttaactgaaattttttttccatctttaagtttttcaatggattttcaatgcttagatcgatctataatactatacgaatatagtaatgtatatagaattcgaaataaacaccaaaaaatgaaaaaaggaaaaaacaaaaCCATGGACCGATCGTGATTATATAtacgcatgtatatatatatatatatgcatgtatatatcacataataaaaaaatgaatattatgattaCTATTATGtgacaaaacatatatataatatacaatatatataaacatatatacacataaaatatatatatacacgtacGAGTATGAATGTatgagtatataatatatatgtatatatgaacaataaaagatatatatatatatatatgtatatactgattaaaatgtatatataatataaatggtatgaatataaatatatatatatacagaaccgaaaacaaatatatatatatatgaacagtatatgtatgtatatatatatatgaaactcaaataaaataaggcagagataaatccgctctgataccaactgttagactatatatatagtgtatataatatagcatatacaatgatatgaaatgcggaaaataaactgtgatcatatctataatatatgcaatgaaaggatcgatgtacctccacCTATCGATTCGAGCTTCAATCCACTcgcgatagcttcggtattgagttcgggcttcctcgctctctcaactctctttagatggaatttgccgAATGGATTCgtaatgagtgaggagctcggggaccgagaccctatatttataggtgagatactccatcgcattcgtgccacattaattgtcgaatattttgacaattaattcaggaaatcaaatcaggtaatgaatatagaaatctgaccatatatagaatattacataattgattttgtccagatttaatgaatataaaatattcatttatcagaaaatcaattatttatttatttccttaaatagaaaatcatttccttaattagaaaataatttccataataaaaatattctaatagaaTGCACTAAAAATATAGAATGTAGTTTAcaagtttttcatttttaaagtgTTTTCTTCAAAAGTTAGTGTGTAATTTTTAGATTATTACAGTTAAGTAGTTACAATATGTTTCAGAATGTAATGTATGTTTGAATATGAGATGTCTAATTATAATTCCTGTtataatttctataaaaggGATAAATTTCTATAAAAGAGATAATGATGAGAACAAAATTGGGAGTTGCAAAAGGAAGAGAATAAAAAGGTGATAAAGTTCGAATAAAGAAGATAGAGAGTGAGATagataaaaaggaaaaagaaactgACTACAGTGAAGCTATGTTTGGAAGGAAAAATATAGAGTAGTATGGATGGAGAGTTTTGGAAGAATGGGGAGTAAGATAGATAGAGAGGATAATTACTCTCTTTCGTTTTATTTGGTATTAGTAATAAAGTTAAAAAactaaatagtaaaataaatattaaaattattattttaacagtGATGTGAAAGTTGGTTGCGGATTCATGTGCGTTGTGGCATTGGTTAGGGACTACACCGAGTCTTATTTGTGGGTGGCCACAAACATGCTTAACTTCTCTGATCTCTTCATTGGAGAAGCTGCAGTCTGTCTGTTAGCTATGTAGACGGTTGTTTCGTTTCAACACCCGTTTGTGATGGTTGAAAGTGATTTCGAGACAGTTATCAAGACTTTGAAGGGAATCATCATGAAGATATTTGACTTGGACGTTTCATACATTTGTGGTACAAAATATTGGAAGATAGTGAgtttggaaataacttgacagaATTCAAACACTCATTTTGAAGTTTCTGAAATCATCCTAGGCGCACGACTAGGGACGCCTCCTAAGTCAACTGCTATGACTCAAAACTATTTAACTCTGATATATTTTTTCTCTTGTCACATGTCAAACATGATGTCTATATCATTGAGATCAATTTTCGAGTTAacacatatattatttatttcatcgataaaaaattaatatataagtgtatgaaattaaaaatataagttATTTATGCTgtatatatttcaaataaaatataggaatttttttttttatttattttttgttttttttttttttttgtatttttatggaattttacaaaaactcttattgcaactagtggagcaacctaaatcgcaacaaaaaaatagtataaCAACCCATACAGAAACCAGggaaaccactttagaaactcaaaccgtaaatttgaaaaaaaaaatagtatatgagatAATTTTCCTAAAATATATGTAgggattatatttttaatattaataaaaaaattaaaatagtaaatacattatttaaaaataaatattatgaaaaaccaaaaaaaaattattaaaattaatacaaaaaggtgtaaaaggaaaattaaaaaagaaaaaacaaatatgaatagtaaaaaataaagtgtcaaaTTTACCACAATTTAAGGACGATTTTTTACTTTTTCCTATTTTGTAGTGACCATCCTTTTTtatacttattatttattaataattacacCATTTCCACTTTCtccttaattattattacacTCTTGTATAATTACACCATTATTATTACCACAATTTAAGGACGATTTTTTACTTTTTCCTAAGCAAACTATCTTTTGCACTCTCTTTTACACTCTTTTTTTAATTGAGTGACATGTGTAACAATTTAAATTAtgtttaaaaatagttacaatTATGTccttatttagtttttattaatgataattaaaatgagtcatctcatttatttattttttatttttttaaaactaataattaatctatttatttttactGATAATTAAAATGTGTGATTCTATTtacttgtttgtttgttttttagacaataaaaaaactaaattaaattatataattttttttattaaaatttcatttttttaatcgaTAATATGTACCACAAtaaattattcttttaatttcttttataataaatattgactatttactttataaaaaatggaaaaatatttcttttcatatattttgtatcaatttttttattatttttcattcattttttttttgcttcgtatcattcttttaaaaaaaaattcttgtttttatttttttacattcccTTAAATAGTTCTCAAATTTCTCTCTAatcaaatatgtatatatatgttaaatcaattagttttttttttttttttttgtctattcatgaaaataatttttttttacttaaaaaaataaaacaaaagtaaATCGATCTAACATATACTATTGAATAGgcataattatattagtttatttttttttattattattttttaaatctttttttttaatatttctttatatatatataaatatgaaataaaataatttaaagaatgatacaatatgagaaaaaaaaaactgatgtaaaatttattgaaaaaaaaaagagttagtgttttttatttttaataacataaaatattacatatttattataaaaaaagatGCATAGTAGTatacattatttagtaaaaaaaatatgagaaattaataatatagtccaaaaaataaacaagtaaatgaGATAacacattttaattattaatgaaagTAAAAAGGGTATAATTGTAACTATActtaaagatattttaaaaaggggaaattttatttacaccccaaaattttctaaaagcaccccattttaataatttttattttatataaaatttatatctttaattgtactaaatttttttaactttttttttccaattcatattcttaaaaaatatacatatcaaataaaaataaattatattttaaatattatgaggaaaaaattaaaataaaaaattatatgaaattttcttagaaaaaattaaaaaaaaatatacatgagttagaaaaaattatgaaaataaaatcaaaataagtattgaaattaacataaaataatgtgagaaaaaaattttaaaaaaatattaagagtaatttttaaaaattatttaagtttatattttttttaataatggggtATACTTATCATTTTGTGGGGTGTAAATAGAACTCCCCTTTAAAAAGTTACACATGTCACTTAATTAGAAAGAGAGTGTAAAAGAGAGTACAAAAGAGAGTTTCCCTAGCACGGAAGTATTTgtgatattttttcaactacCAATAATTATAGGATTCCATATGCAAAGTAATTCTATTTTTGACTGTTTCTGATAATATCTTTGTATTTGTAGTTTGTACTATTCTATTGTTACGGACAGTGACACAACCACTCTCCCTCGATTCTATAAATCCAAGATTTATGTGATTCACCTTTTCTGAGTTTCTGAATCCACAACACATTTTCTTTcactgaaaaaagaaaagaaaaatgcttCTTAGGAGTTCATCAGCACCACTCTTGAATTCATGGCTACCTCATTCAAAAGATTCATCATCACCAGAACCAGAGCCATTAATCCATCTCCAAAGAACCAAATCAGTCTCCTTAACCTGTTCTTTTCTTTCCTCTTCTTCTACTTGTTCTTCACCTTCACCCACTCACGATTCATCATCAAACAGatcattccattccattcccaTCTCAAAATCACAAAACCCACCAAAACCCAGAAAGAGAAACTCCATATCGAAAATCAAAGCTAAAAAATCCCAGGAAGATGAGCAAAAGGGTAGCCCCCAAATCGACTCAGGATCATCCTCTACGATCCAGAGATTGTTGTCCTGCTCTGGTTTGGGAGATAAAGTTAGTAGTGAAGAAAGAAGCTCTGTGGAAAAGGAAGAGAGGGTTTTGCAGACGCTTGTAATGGGTGACGGAATTGGCAGCAACGGTGGCAGAATTGGCGGTGGAGCCGGTGACGGGAGAGGTTCTGGCGGCGGAGATGGTGATGGGTCGGGATTCTTTGAGGGTAATAATAATCGTGGGAGTAATAGCACTGATGTTTATTACCAGAAAATGATTGAAGCCAACCCAGGAAATGGGCTCTTACTTGGAAACTATGCCAAGTTTTTGAAA is a window from the Cannabis sativa cultivar Pink pepper isolate KNU-18-1 chromosome 1, ASM2916894v1, whole genome shotgun sequence genome containing:
- the LOC115705313 gene encoding uncharacterized protein LOC115705313; protein product: MLLRSSSAPLLNSWLPHSKDSSSPEPEPLIHLQRTKSVSLTCSFLSSSSTCSSPSPTHDSSSNRSFHSIPISKSQNPPKPRKRNSISKIKAKKSQEDEQKGSPQIDSGSSSTIQRLLSCSGLGDKVSSEERSSVEKEERVLQTLVMGDGIGSNGGRIGGGAGDGRGSGGGDGDGSGFFEGNNNRGSNSTDVYYQKMIEANPGNGLLLGNYAKFLKEVRGDYAKAEEYCGRAILANPGDAEILSLYADLIWTSHKDVERAENYFDQAVKSSPDDCYVLASYARFLWDAEDEDEEEEEEKKEHDHGHSSPATYFHGAPPITA